One genomic window of Tenacibaculum tangerinum includes the following:
- a CDS encoding pyruvate dehydrogenase complex dihydrolipoamide acetyltransferase, giving the protein MATIINMPRLSDTMEEGVVASWLKKVGDKIEEGDILAEIETDKATMEFESFHEGTLLHIGVQEGETAPVDSLLAIIGEEGEDFSALLNGNSAAPAETETETPKNEEPKAAPTNAPTIPEGVKVVTMPRLSDTMTEGTVATWLKKVGDAVEEGDILAEIETDKATMEFESFNEGTLLHIGIQEGESAPVDSLLAIIGEAGTDVSSVLEAHKAGALDNSSDSEEKQEEAPKAEENKTETATTPVETVSNTNSGGRIFASPLAKKIAKDKGINLAEVTGSGENGRIVKKDVENYTPAAKVEAPAASTSSIPSAVTNFAIAGEESTSEVKNSQMRKAIAKALSNSKFSAPHFYLNIEVDMDNAMASRKTINEIPDTKISFNDMVVKACAMALKKHPQVNTSWTDDNTLFHSHIHVGVAVAVDEGLVVPVVKHTDALSLTQIGAAVRDLAGKARNKKIKPDEMQGSTFTVSNLGMFGIESFTSIINQPNSAILSVGAIVQKPVVKNGEIVVGNTMKLTLACDHRTVDGAVGAQFLQTLKTYLENPVTMLA; this is encoded by the coding sequence ATGGCTACAATTATAAACATGCCTCGCTTAAGCGATACAATGGAAGAAGGAGTGGTAGCTTCTTGGTTAAAAAAAGTAGGAGATAAAATTGAAGAAGGTGATATTTTAGCCGAAATCGAAACGGATAAGGCTACGATGGAGTTCGAATCTTTCCACGAAGGTACTTTACTACATATTGGTGTTCAAGAAGGTGAAACGGCTCCTGTTGATAGTTTATTAGCAATCATCGGCGAAGAAGGAGAAGATTTTTCAGCATTGTTAAACGGAAACTCTGCTGCTCCTGCAGAAACCGAAACCGAAACACCTAAAAATGAAGAGCCTAAAGCTGCACCTACAAACGCTCCTACTATTCCAGAAGGAGTAAAAGTGGTAACTATGCCTCGTTTAAGTGATACCATGACAGAAGGTACCGTTGCTACTTGGTTAAAAAAAGTAGGCGATGCAGTGGAGGAAGGCGATATTTTAGCTGAAATTGAAACCGATAAAGCTACGATGGAGTTTGAATCTTTTAACGAAGGAACTTTATTACATATTGGAATTCAAGAAGGAGAAAGTGCACCTGTAGATAGCCTACTAGCAATTATTGGAGAAGCTGGAACTGATGTTTCTTCTGTACTTGAAGCACACAAAGCAGGTGCTTTAGACAATTCTTCAGATTCAGAAGAAAAACAAGAAGAAGCTCCGAAAGCCGAAGAAAATAAAACAGAGACAGCAACTACTCCTGTAGAAACTGTATCGAATACCAATAGTGGTGGAAGAATTTTTGCATCTCCATTAGCGAAAAAAATAGCCAAGGATAAAGGAATTAATTTAGCTGAAGTTACAGGTTCAGGAGAAAATGGTCGAATCGTAAAAAAAGATGTAGAAAACTATACTCCAGCGGCAAAAGTTGAAGCTCCAGCAGCAAGTACTTCTAGTATTCCGTCGGCGGTGACGAATTTTGCTATTGCTGGTGAAGAAAGCACTTCTGAAGTTAAAAATTCTCAAATGCGTAAAGCGATTGCCAAAGCATTGAGTAATTCTAAATTCTCTGCTCCTCACTTCTACTTAAATATTGAAGTGGATATGGATAATGCAATGGCTTCTCGTAAAACTATTAACGAGATTCCTGATACTAAAATATCATTCAACGATATGGTGGTAAAAGCATGTGCCATGGCGTTGAAAAAGCATCCGCAAGTAAATACTAGCTGGACAGATGATAACACCTTATTTCATAGCCATATTCACGTAGGTGTTGCGGTAGCCGTAGATGAAGGTTTGGTAGTTCCTGTAGTAAAACATACAGATGCTTTAAGTTTAACGCAAATTGGTGCTGCGGTGCGTGATTTAGCTGGAAAAGCACGTAATAAAAAGATAAAACCAGATGAAATGCAAGGAAGTACCTTTACAGTTTCTAACTTAGGTATGTTTGGTATTGAAAGTTTTACATCAATTATCAATCAGCCTAATTCTGCTATTTTGTCGGTAGGTGCTATCGTACAAAAACCAGTAGTAAAAAACGGAGAGATTGTAGTAGGTAATACCATGAAGTTAACTTTAGCCTGTGACCACAGAACTGTTGACGGTGCAGTAGGTGCTCAGTTTTTACAAACCTTAAAAACTTATTTAGAAAACCCTGTTACCATGTTGGCATAG
- a CDS encoding DinB family protein — MIFKTKVLLEELKRYVNSHIQFVASLNEFSEIDLQKKEDEKSWSVIECLEHLNRYADFYNRELTKQLERSKLPKSVMFKPGYFGNKFALQMLPKEGMKTMNTFKSKNPIHSKLDAQKVMADFLDNQFELLRLLEVAEEKDLTKIKTAITLPFLKFRIGDTFRFVIFHNERHIVQAKKALH, encoded by the coding sequence ATGATTTTTAAAACAAAGGTACTATTAGAAGAGTTAAAGCGATACGTAAACTCTCATATTCAATTTGTAGCATCGTTAAATGAATTTTCAGAAATTGATTTACAGAAAAAAGAGGATGAAAAATCTTGGTCGGTTATCGAATGTTTAGAACATTTAAACAGGTATGCAGACTTTTACAATAGAGAGCTTACAAAGCAGTTAGAGAGATCTAAATTACCAAAATCAGTAATGTTTAAGCCTGGGTATTTCGGAAATAAATTTGCTCTACAGATGTTGCCAAAAGAAGGCATGAAAACCATGAATACGTTTAAGAGTAAAAATCCGATACACTCAAAATTGGATGCTCAAAAAGTGATGGCTGATTTTTTAGACAATCAATTCGAGTTGCTTCGATTATTAGAGGTAGCCGAAGAAAAAGATTTGACAAAAATTAAAACAGCAATTACGTTACCATTCCTAAAATTTAGGATAGGAGATACGTTTCGTTTTGTAATTTTTCATAATGAGCGTCATATCGTACAAGCGAAAAAAGCGCTGCATTAA
- the pdhA gene encoding pyruvate dehydrogenase (acetyl-transferring) E1 component subunit alpha: protein MKEITKETYINWYRDMLFWRKFEDKLAAVYIQQKVRGFLHLYNGQEAVLAGSLHAMDLTKDKMITAYRNHVQPIGMGEDPKRVMAELYGKATGTSHGMGGSMHIFSKEYRFYGGHGIVGGQIPLGAGIAFGDKYKGSDAVTLCYFGDGAARQGSLHETFNMAMNWKLPVVFIVENNGYAMGTSVERTANHTDIWKLGLGYEMPCGPVDGMNPIKVAEAVDEAIQRARRGDGPTFLEMKTYRYRGHSMSDAQHYRTKQEVEEYKKIDPISQVLDIIKEKEYATEDEIKAIDKEVKDRVKECEKFAEESPYPELNQLYDMVYEQEDYPFIKSK from the coding sequence ATGAAGGAAATAACCAAAGAAACCTATATCAACTGGTATAGAGACATGCTATTTTGGAGGAAGTTCGAAGACAAGCTAGCAGCAGTTTACATTCAACAAAAAGTTAGAGGTTTTTTACACTTATATAACGGTCAAGAGGCTGTTTTAGCAGGTTCATTACATGCAATGGACTTAACTAAAGACAAAATGATTACTGCATACCGTAACCACGTGCAACCTATTGGTATGGGAGAAGACCCTAAGCGTGTTATGGCAGAATTATACGGTAAAGCAACGGGGACTTCTCACGGTATGGGAGGTTCTATGCATATCTTCTCTAAAGAATACCGTTTCTATGGTGGTCACGGAATTGTTGGAGGACAAATACCTTTAGGTGCTGGTATCGCTTTTGGAGATAAGTACAAAGGTAGCGACGCCGTTACGTTATGTTATTTTGGTGATGGTGCTGCACGTCAAGGTTCTTTGCATGAAACTTTTAACATGGCTATGAACTGGAAATTACCTGTCGTATTTATTGTTGAAAACAACGGGTACGCTATGGGAACTTCAGTTGAAAGAACTGCCAACCATACCGATATTTGGAAATTAGGTTTAGGATACGAAATGCCTTGTGGCCCTGTAGATGGAATGAATCCTATTAAAGTTGCCGAAGCTGTAGACGAAGCTATTCAAAGAGCACGTCGTGGTGACGGACCTACTTTCTTAGAAATGAAAACGTATCGTTACAGAGGTCACTCTATGTCGGATGCACAGCACTACCGAACCAAACAAGAGGTGGAAGAATATAAAAAAATAGACCCTATTAGCCAAGTTTTAGATATCATCAAAGAAAAGGAGTATGCAACAGAAGATGAAATCAAAGCAATTGACAAAGAAGTAAAAGATAGGGTTAAAGAATGTGAAAAATTCGCAGAAGAATCTCCATATCCAGAGTTAAATCAATTATATGATATGGTATACGAGCAAGAAGATTACCCATTTATAAAATCTAAGTAA
- a CDS encoding LTA synthase family protein → MNNLKNRFLFTATYYFLWVLYFLLARLLFLLYYFDKTSELSFSTTLQTFLYGIQLDFSFAAYLAIIPFLIALFSIWIPKKIISYLIKGYTFPILTVINLLMLIDISLYNFWGVRIDATVLNYINTPKAMLASISTLQLVVGIFVWIVISLVAIFYFNKILNKALNKLNKGKLIEVPVFLLLIGGLIIPMRGGFANIPINQSNVYFSKNMFANHAAVNFIWNFTNTISHRTDGKNPYIHYKKDLAKNIINTSKNQLLTAKTDTILNTKRPNVILLIWESLSAKAVGALGGEPNVTVHLNKLAKEGILFTNFYGNGDRTDKGVPAILSGYYPQPTNSIMKIPYKARKLPMLTKEMKTLGYHTGFYYGGDSNFGNMITYLRNGKIDKIVDGTEFDKADWNSKWGAHDHVFLERFMKDLSAPDLKEPFFEVALTLTSHEPYEFPDEYKFGKNSTENLYRSAQAYTDKYIGKFIEEAKKQPWWDTTLLIILSDHGHPLPKHKGYFNAPKRFQIPMVWLGGALNKTGITIDTFSAQTDLAYTLAAMLGGNSAQFEFGKHIFNTSQNQYAHYVFNKGFGTVSKNGTFVYDYVSNKPVLQEGNYQSLDSLGKAISQNAYQDFLDK, encoded by the coding sequence ATGAACAACCTTAAAAACAGATTTCTATTTACTGCAACCTATTATTTTTTATGGGTATTGTATTTTTTACTTGCTCGCCTTTTGTTTTTGCTATATTACTTCGACAAAACTTCTGAGCTAAGTTTTTCAACAACACTACAAACATTTCTGTACGGCATTCAATTAGATTTTTCTTTTGCTGCCTATCTTGCTATCATTCCTTTTTTAATCGCCCTATTTTCTATCTGGATTCCGAAGAAAATTATCAGTTATTTAATCAAAGGCTATACCTTCCCAATTCTAACAGTCATCAATCTATTGATGTTGATTGATATTTCTTTGTACAACTTTTGGGGAGTTCGAATTGATGCTACCGTATTGAATTATATCAATACTCCAAAAGCGATGCTTGCCTCGATAAGCACCCTTCAGCTTGTAGTTGGAATTTTTGTTTGGATAGTCATTTCTTTAGTAGCAATTTTCTATTTCAATAAAATTTTAAACAAAGCACTCAACAAGTTAAATAAAGGAAAACTTATTGAAGTTCCTGTTTTTCTATTGTTAATTGGAGGGTTGATTATTCCGATGCGAGGGGGTTTTGCCAATATTCCTATCAATCAGAGCAATGTGTACTTTTCTAAAAATATGTTTGCCAACCACGCAGCGGTAAATTTTATTTGGAACTTTACCAATACCATTAGTCACAGAACAGACGGTAAAAACCCATATATTCACTACAAAAAAGACCTTGCTAAAAATATTATCAACACCTCTAAAAATCAACTGTTAACAGCAAAGACAGACACTATTTTAAACACGAAAAGACCCAATGTTATTTTACTTATTTGGGAAAGTCTCTCTGCGAAAGCAGTTGGTGCATTAGGAGGTGAGCCTAACGTTACCGTACACCTGAATAAACTAGCTAAAGAAGGTATTTTATTTACAAATTTCTACGGAAATGGAGACAGAACAGACAAAGGAGTTCCTGCTATTTTAAGTGGTTATTACCCTCAACCTACCAATAGCATTATGAAAATTCCTTACAAAGCAAGAAAACTACCCATGCTGACTAAGGAAATGAAAACCTTAGGATACCATACAGGTTTTTATTACGGAGGCGATAGCAACTTCGGAAATATGATTACCTATTTGCGCAATGGAAAGATCGATAAAATTGTAGACGGAACCGAATTTGATAAAGCAGATTGGAACTCAAAATGGGGCGCACACGACCATGTTTTTTTAGAGCGATTTATGAAAGATTTGTCGGCTCCCGACCTTAAAGAGCCCTTTTTTGAAGTAGCACTCACGTTAACCAGTCACGAACCCTATGAATTTCCTGACGAATATAAATTCGGAAAAAATTCTACAGAAAACCTGTACAGAAGTGCACAAGCTTATACCGATAAGTATATCGGGAAGTTTATTGAAGAAGCCAAGAAACAACCTTGGTGGGATACTACCCTACTAATTATTTTATCCGATCACGGACACCCATTACCTAAGCATAAAGGATACTTTAATGCACCTAAAAGATTTCAAATTCCGATGGTTTGGTTGGGTGGTGCGCTGAATAAAACAGGAATTACTATTGATACTTTTAGTGCTCAAACCGATTTAGCGTATACGTTAGCAGCTATGTTAGGAGGAAATTCAGCACAATTTGAATTTGGAAAACATATTTTCAATACTTCTCAAAATCAATATGCACATTATGTATTTAACAAAGGTTTTGGTACCGTTTCTAAAAACGGAACCTTTGTTTATGATTATGTAAGTAATAAACCTGTATTACAAGAAGGAAATTATCAGTCTTTAGATTCTTTAGGAAAAGCCATTAGCCAAAATGCATATCAAGATTTTTTAGACAAATAA
- a CDS encoding M15 family metallopeptidase yields the protein MKWMVTLFLLSFLAIHSQNLPEGFSYINEVSPTIQSELRYCHDNNFIGTSVNGYEEDVLIATTSTAKALKRVQDELATQKLGLKIYDAYRPQTAVNHFVTWARVMNDTLMKQHYYPEVNKRHLFKLGYISSKSGHSRGSTVDLTIINLETGKELDMGSPYDFFGSSSHISYQNLTEKQKKNRQLLQTIMRKHGFRSYSKEWWHFTLRNEPFPKTFFDFPVK from the coding sequence ATGAAATGGATGGTAACCTTATTTTTACTTAGTTTTTTAGCAATTCACTCACAGAATTTACCCGAAGGATTTTCGTATATCAACGAGGTATCTCCTACCATACAAAGTGAATTACGATATTGTCATGACAATAACTTTATAGGAACTTCTGTGAATGGATATGAAGAAGATGTTCTTATTGCAACCACCTCAACTGCAAAAGCGCTGAAAAGAGTGCAAGATGAATTAGCTACTCAAAAATTGGGTTTAAAAATTTATGATGCTTATCGCCCGCAAACAGCAGTAAACCATTTTGTAACTTGGGCTCGAGTAATGAACGACACTCTAATGAAACAACACTATTACCCAGAGGTTAATAAACGTCATTTATTTAAACTGGGGTATATTTCTTCAAAATCAGGGCATTCAAGGGGTAGTACCGTCGACTTAACAATTATAAATTTAGAAACAGGTAAAGAATTAGATATGGGAAGTCCGTATGATTTTTTTGGCTCCTCTTCGCACATTAGTTACCAAAACCTTACTGAAAAACAAAAAAAGAACAGACAACTATTACAAACAATAATGCGTAAACATGGTTTTAGGTCGTATAGTAAAGAATGGTGGCACTTTACCTTAAGAAATGAGCCTTTTCCAAAAACTTTTTTTGATTTTCCCGTAAAATAG
- a CDS encoding Crp/Fnr family transcriptional regulator, which yields MEFYEKLLKILESNWEKEIILKRNEYLVTKETISTDLFFVKKGSLRVFIDDEKEEHTIRFGYQNSILTALDAFLTEKPTKFYIQALKKCHVKIISKKRFIELIQSSEEYKKVWEALLQSFVHQQIEREIDLITYSPQKRFKRVLERSPQVFQEIPLKYIASYLRMTPETLSRILKSVD from the coding sequence ATGGAATTTTATGAAAAACTCCTGAAGATTTTAGAATCTAATTGGGAAAAAGAAATTATCCTCAAAAGAAATGAATACTTAGTTACAAAAGAAACGATAAGTACCGATTTGTTTTTTGTAAAAAAAGGAAGTTTGCGTGTTTTTATAGACGATGAAAAAGAAGAGCACACCATCAGGTTTGGATATCAGAATTCTATACTGACAGCATTGGATGCTTTTTTGACAGAAAAACCAACGAAGTTTTACATACAAGCGTTGAAAAAATGTCATGTAAAAATAATTTCAAAAAAGCGATTTATCGAGCTTATACAATCTTCCGAAGAATATAAGAAAGTGTGGGAAGCCTTATTGCAAAGTTTCGTGCATCAACAAATAGAAAGAGAAATAGACTTGATAACGTATTCACCCCAAAAACGTTTTAAAAGAGTGTTAGAAAGAAGCCCTCAGGTATTTCAAGAAATACCGTTAAAATATATTGCTTCGTATTTACGTATGACGCCTGAAACCTTATCGAGAATTTTAAAAAGTGTTGATTAA
- a CDS encoding S8 family peptidase codes for MKKNGSKKYYLVSTKDLILHKKQVDIVCKLDNQFSIIKKKKNVNDFFFKGEIYDINNNWKLSSKSQLLTQQKEKRHKIVVKVIDEMSFFKALKENRIEVEVVHTYKDVLTLKVGSTSIRQIASLYETLYIDTQEKPKTESVPIERIDLSVNNVNKIHNDYTTINGQETMVSVKELLFDVEDIDLRNRIQLQGNEAEETSSHATLMASTIAGAGNSAYNSKGVAYQSHLSSSDFSTLLPDEDAYYTSNGIFIQNHSYGTVIESFYGVEANAYDQSTVDVPELLHVFSSGNLGELTPGEGNYQGVNGYANLTGNFKMAKNVLVVGGINRELEITSRSSKGPTYDGRVKPELVAHAPQGTSDAAAIVSGVASLLQQKYKESTGVVPSAALLKSVLIAGSDDVGVKGIDFSSGYGNVNANQSMNIIEDNSYINDVISNNETREYTISIPSMVKELRIAIVWNDPPANVNDSKALVNDIDLELRKDVNSWLPWVLDATASQDSLEKEAFRGEDHLNNVELITLDNPEQGEYTLRVAANSILTSQQSFSIAYSFQTKDNFTWNYPTTTDRLPSATDVYIRWANGFDLQVSKVEYSVNNGEWIEIENGANISTPFLLWNTPQANGRARLRALVNGTYYTSEEFIISDVITPNVDFNCDETIQFSWNAVPNATAYHIQLLDDAYMYTNSTVSETNIAIPKSTFTTPYIAVTPVFNTEEGVKGQTINYNTQGVNCYYKNFLAFIKDENLVDVRLNLSTLTNVASVFFEKTLNGSTEIIKIVTAPTLEELQIDDTNVEGGENEYSARIVLSDGTEIYTDSIIINFPFDNTLKIYPNPVVASEGMFVYSRGNNLDIEIVDVAGRIIYTNRLQKIRQTIPIPNFKTGVLFVRILKNGKQIAVKKILVQP; via the coding sequence ATGAAAAAAAATGGGTCAAAAAAATATTATTTAGTTAGTACTAAAGATTTGATTTTACATAAAAAGCAAGTAGATATTGTATGTAAATTAGACAATCAGTTTAGTATTATCAAGAAAAAGAAAAATGTAAATGACTTCTTTTTTAAAGGAGAAATATACGATATCAATAATAATTGGAAATTATCTTCAAAAAGCCAATTGTTAACTCAGCAAAAAGAGAAAAGGCATAAAATTGTTGTCAAAGTGATTGACGAAATGTCTTTTTTTAAGGCACTAAAAGAAAATAGAATAGAAGTAGAGGTAGTGCATACATATAAAGATGTATTAACTCTAAAGGTTGGGTCTACTAGCATCCGCCAAATAGCTTCGCTATATGAAACCTTATACATTGATACGCAGGAAAAACCAAAAACCGAAAGCGTACCTATTGAAAGAATAGATTTAAGTGTAAATAATGTAAATAAAATTCACAACGATTATACTACAATTAATGGACAAGAAACAATGGTTTCAGTTAAAGAATTATTGTTTGATGTAGAAGATATCGATTTGAGAAACAGGATACAGTTACAAGGAAACGAAGCAGAAGAAACTTCAAGTCATGCAACCTTAATGGCTTCTACCATAGCGGGTGCAGGTAACAGCGCATATAATTCAAAAGGAGTTGCCTATCAAAGTCACTTATCATCGTCAGATTTTAGCACATTATTGCCAGATGAAGACGCTTATTATACAAGTAATGGTATCTTTATTCAGAATCATTCTTATGGAACAGTAATCGAAAGTTTTTATGGAGTTGAAGCAAATGCCTATGATCAAAGTACGGTAGATGTTCCAGAATTACTTCATGTATTTTCTTCTGGAAATTTGGGGGAGTTAACTCCTGGAGAAGGGAACTATCAAGGGGTAAATGGGTATGCTAACCTAACAGGGAATTTTAAAATGGCTAAAAATGTTTTGGTGGTTGGCGGAATAAACAGAGAATTAGAAATAACTTCAAGAAGTTCAAAAGGACCTACTTATGACGGACGTGTAAAACCCGAATTAGTAGCTCATGCACCACAAGGAACATCAGATGCAGCAGCAATCGTTTCTGGTGTTGCAAGCTTGTTACAGCAAAAATATAAAGAAAGTACAGGAGTAGTTCCTTCAGCAGCTTTATTGAAGTCTGTACTGATAGCAGGTTCGGATGATGTTGGTGTAAAAGGAATTGATTTTTCGAGCGGTTATGGGAATGTGAATGCTAATCAGAGTATGAATATTATAGAAGACAACTCATACATCAACGATGTCATTTCAAATAATGAAACTAGAGAATATACCATATCAATTCCTTCTATGGTTAAAGAACTGAGAATAGCCATAGTTTGGAATGACCCTCCTGCAAATGTGAACGATAGCAAAGCTTTAGTTAACGATATCGATTTAGAATTACGTAAGGATGTAAATTCATGGTTGCCTTGGGTTTTAGATGCCACTGCTTCTCAAGATTCTTTAGAAAAAGAAGCCTTTAGAGGCGAAGATCATCTTAACAATGTAGAATTAATCACCTTAGATAATCCAGAGCAAGGTGAGTATACATTACGAGTAGCTGCAAATTCAATTCTAACTTCTCAGCAATCATTTTCTATTGCTTATTCTTTTCAGACTAAAGATAATTTTACTTGGAATTATCCTACAACAACCGATAGATTGCCCTCGGCAACAGATGTTTATATAAGATGGGCAAATGGTTTTGATTTACAGGTAAGTAAAGTAGAATATTCTGTAAACAATGGTGAATGGATTGAAATAGAGAATGGAGCAAATATTTCAACTCCATTTTTATTATGGAACACTCCGCAAGCAAACGGAAGAGCTCGGTTGAGAGCTTTGGTAAATGGAACTTATTATACTTCCGAAGAATTTATCATTTCAGATGTCATTACACCAAATGTCGATTTTAACTGTGATGAAACTATTCAATTTAGTTGGAATGCTGTTCCAAACGCAACAGCGTACCATATACAGTTATTAGACGATGCTTATATGTATACAAACTCAACAGTAAGCGAAACCAATATTGCAATTCCGAAAAGTACATTTACTACACCTTATATTGCTGTTACTCCTGTTTTTAATACTGAAGAAGGAGTCAAAGGGCAAACAATAAATTACAACACGCAGGGAGTAAATTGTTATTACAAGAATTTTTTAGCTTTTATAAAAGATGAAAACTTGGTAGATGTTCGCTTGAATTTAAGTACTCTGACCAATGTAGCTTCAGTTTTTTTTGAAAAAACGCTCAATGGAAGTACTGAAATCATTAAAATAGTTACAGCTCCTACGCTAGAAGAACTTCAAATTGATGATACGAATGTTGAAGGAGGGGAAAATGAATATAGTGCACGAATTGTTCTTAGCGATGGAACAGAAATTTATACAGATAGTATCATTATAAATTTTCCTTTTGATAATACACTGAAAATATATCCAAACCCTGTAGTAGCTTCAGAAGGTATGTTTGTGTATTCACGAGGTAACAATTTAGATATAGAAATAGTTGATGTAGCAGGCAGAATAATTTACACCAACAGACTTCAAAAAATAAGGCAAACCATACCTATACCAAACTTTAAAACAGGAGTGTTGTTTGTTCGCATACTCAAGAATGGAAAACAGATAGCAGTGAAAAAAATACTGGTACAACCTTAA
- a CDS encoding PA0069 family radical SAM protein: MSYIKGRGAQHNTHNKFMQHQHEVLDNFLNYCEAENEVADTNKTSYLEIYPKTILNKVTSPDIGFSYSMNPYQGCEHGCIYCYARNTHEYWGYSAGLDFERKILYKANAPALLEKKLRSRNWQPQTILFSGNTDCYQPIEKKLEITRKMLQVLLKLKHPVSIITKNALILRDIDILKEMAALNLVRVSISITSLSEETRRALEPRTATIKKRLETVNVLAENTIPVNVMMAPIIPSINSHEILPLVKKVSELGATSIGYTIVRLNGAIGEIFTNWVRKTYADRADKILHQIEDCHGGTLNDSRYGSRMRGEGKIAEQIHAQFKLARKLYIKDKELPPLDFAKFDKYQTNQTTLF; the protein is encoded by the coding sequence ATGAGTTATATTAAAGGGCGTGGAGCACAACACAATACACATAACAAATTTATGCAACATCAACATGAGGTATTGGATAACTTTTTAAACTATTGCGAAGCTGAAAATGAAGTAGCAGATACGAATAAAACGTCTTATTTAGAAATATATCCGAAAACAATTTTGAACAAAGTCACGAGTCCAGATATCGGATTTTCCTATTCTATGAATCCGTATCAAGGTTGCGAGCATGGCTGTATTTATTGTTATGCTCGGAATACTCATGAATACTGGGGGTATTCAGCAGGGCTAGACTTTGAACGTAAAATATTGTACAAAGCCAATGCGCCAGCATTGTTAGAGAAAAAGTTGCGAAGTCGTAATTGGCAACCGCAAACTATTCTGTTTTCAGGGAATACGGATTGTTATCAGCCTATTGAAAAGAAGTTGGAGATTACCCGAAAAATGCTGCAAGTACTATTAAAATTAAAGCATCCAGTGAGTATCATCACAAAAAACGCATTGATACTTCGCGACATCGATATTTTAAAGGAAATGGCAGCACTAAATCTAGTAAGAGTAAGTATCTCTATCACTTCATTATCAGAAGAAACAAGGAGAGCTTTAGAGCCCAGAACTGCAACAATTAAAAAAAGATTAGAAACCGTTAACGTACTCGCTGAAAATACGATTCCAGTAAATGTAATGATGGCACCTATTATTCCATCGATTAACAGTCATGAAATATTGCCTTTGGTAAAAAAAGTAAGTGAACTCGGAGCAACATCTATAGGATATACGATAGTACGTTTAAATGGAGCGATAGGAGAAATTTTTACCAATTGGGTACGAAAAACCTACGCTGATAGGGCAGACAAAATTTTACACCAAATAGAAGATTGCCACGGAGGAACATTAAACGATTCTCGTTACGGAAGCAGAATGCGTGGAGAAGGTAAAATAGCTGAGCAAATACACGCACAATTTAAGTTAGCAAGAAAATTATATATAAAAGACAAAGAACTTCCTCCGTTAGATTTTGCTAAATTTGATAAGTATCAAACCAATCAAACAACATTGTTTTAA